The Thermoclostridium stercorarium subsp. stercorarium DSM 8532 genome contains a region encoding:
- the miaA gene encoding tRNA (adenosine(37)-N6)-dimethylallyltransferase MiaA, with protein MDKTVIVIAGPTASGKTDLAINLALETDGEVVSADSMQIYRYMDIGTAKPTKEEMRGIPHHMIDIVDPGENYSVALYKRDAENCIRDILSRGKLPIVAGGTGLYINSLIYNIKFGETVIDEEFRERMRKIAETEGPKVLHEMLEKVDPESAAKIHYNNVKRVIRALEVYEYTKKPISQHQKESRTEPPEFRYLVFILSMDRERLYDRINRRVDKMIQKGLVDEVRRLLKMGYKPGSTALQGLGYKEIIRFLNNELPFEEAIRILKRDTRHFAKRQLTWFRAIKEAVWLEGGEENLEKNTKKIQEYLETSI; from the coding sequence ATGGATAAGACAGTGATTGTCATAGCCGGACCTACGGCATCAGGAAAAACCGATCTGGCAATAAATCTGGCGCTGGAAACAGACGGCGAAGTGGTATCCGCCGATTCAATGCAGATTTACCGATATATGGACATTGGAACAGCAAAGCCCACAAAAGAGGAAATGCGGGGAATACCTCATCATATGATTGATATTGTGGATCCCGGCGAAAATTACAGCGTTGCGTTATATAAGAGGGATGCCGAAAACTGTATAAGGGATATTCTGTCGAGAGGAAAGCTCCCGATTGTGGCGGGAGGAACAGGACTTTATATAAACAGCCTGATCTATAATATTAAATTCGGCGAAACGGTAATTGACGAGGAGTTTCGCGAAAGGATGCGGAAAATTGCCGAAACAGAGGGGCCGAAAGTTCTTCATGAAATGCTTGAAAAGGTTGATCCGGAAAGCGCGGCAAAAATACATTACAACAATGTAAAAAGGGTAATTAGGGCGCTGGAAGTATATGAGTATACAAAAAAGCCCATATCCCAGCACCAGAAGGAGTCCAGAACCGAGCCTCCCGAATTCAGGTATCTGGTTTTCATACTCAGCATGGACAGAGAGAGACTGTATGACAGGATTAACAGAAGAGTTGACAAAATGATCCAAAAAGGCCTTGTAGATGAAGTGAGAAGACTCCTGAAAATGGGGTATAAACCCGGTTCAACGGCGTTGCAGGGGCTTGGCTACAAGGAAATAATTCGTTTCCTCAACAATGAGTTGCCCTTTGAGGAGGCAATACGTATATTGAAAAGGGATACACGGCATTTTGCGAAAAGGCAGCTTACCTGGTTCAGGGCCATAAAAGAAGCAGTGTGGCTTGAGGGAGGAGAAGAAAATTTAGAAAAAAATACTAAAAAAATTCAGGAATACCTTGAAACATCGATTTAA
- the hfq gene encoding RNA chaperone Hfq, which yields MNKNINLQDVFLNQVRKEHIPVTVYLTNGFQLRGMVKGFDNFTVVIDSEGKQQLVYKHAISTVSPMKAVNIIFSDNNSKSQ from the coding sequence ATGAACAAAAACATTAATTTGCAGGATGTTTTTCTCAACCAGGTAAGAAAAGAACACATACCGGTAACAGTGTATCTTACAAACGGTTTTCAGCTCCGCGGTATGGTAAAAGGTTTTGACAATTTCACCGTAGTTATAGACAGCGAAGGAAAGCAGCAGCTTGTTTACAAACATGCCATATCCACCGTTTCACCGATGAAAGCTGTGAACATAATTTTCAGCGATAATAATTCAAAATCACAGTAA
- a CDS encoding LacI family DNA-binding transcriptional regulator: MPKTEDIIQRSGVSRSTLFRFLRGNNVRPEAKKAILKAMHELGYSTKELFLKDVVLEISVAKDFEKFKGFTEVIHGITERAEMKKIRIQLVIRTGEQIRRDYEKWSDKNDAKGVIIIGKDAENENLEAQWLKQKKIPHIFVNRVMEDPDISYVAVDVRKAACDIVEYLIKKGHTKIATLGYPDILRIDRDKLAGYDDAFEKNGLKADKKYKFILKEHDTSIDAIEAILKMEDRPTAFFGICDSYAMEFINKAREMGLRVPEDIAVVGMDDLDIAQYFKPSLTTVKTPFRELGILAVDYLLQMLTDDVASVKAIVKHTLHIRESA, translated from the coding sequence ATGCCAAAAACCGAGGATATAATTCAAAGATCAGGGGTATCGCGAAGCACGCTTTTCAGGTTTCTGAGAGGCAATAACGTAAGGCCTGAAGCGAAAAAAGCCATACTGAAAGCAATGCACGAACTGGGCTACAGCACAAAGGAACTGTTTTTGAAAGATGTGGTTCTGGAAATCAGTGTCGCGAAGGATTTTGAGAAATTTAAAGGTTTCACTGAAGTGATACATGGTATCACTGAAAGAGCCGAAATGAAAAAAATAAGAATTCAGCTTGTCATACGTACCGGGGAACAGATTAGAAGGGACTACGAAAAGTGGAGTGATAAAAACGATGCGAAAGGGGTTATCATTATAGGCAAGGATGCGGAAAACGAAAACCTGGAGGCACAGTGGCTGAAGCAGAAAAAAATCCCGCATATTTTTGTCAACCGCGTAATGGAAGACCCGGATATAAGTTATGTGGCCGTAGATGTGAGAAAAGCGGCATGTGATATTGTGGAGTACCTGATTAAGAAAGGCCATACGAAAATTGCAACGCTGGGATATCCCGATATTCTCAGAATAGACAGAGACAAACTGGCGGGTTACGACGATGCCTTTGAGAAAAACGGTTTAAAAGCTGATAAAAAGTATAAATTTATACTTAAGGAACATGATACATCGATTGATGCAATTGAGGCCATACTTAAAATGGAAGATAGGCCCACGGCCTTTTTCGGCATATGCGATTCATATGCGATGGAATTCATTAACAAGGCAAGGGAAATGGGGCTGAGAGTGCCCGAGGATATTGCCGTGGTGGGAATGGATGATCTGGATATAGCGCAGTACTTTAAGCCCTCCCTTACGACGGTGAAAACTCCGTTCAGGGAACTGGGAATATTGGCGGTGGATTATCTGCTGCAGATGTTAACGGACGATGTGGCAAGCGTTAAGGCTATTGTAAAACACACTTTGCACATCCGTGAATCTGCTTAA
- the kduI gene encoding 5-dehydro-4-deoxy-D-glucuronate isomerase produces the protein MEIRYSTHPNDVKRYTTEELRKEFLIPKVFIPGEINLVYSHVDRMIAGGATPLDKPLRLEAGKEIGAEYFLARREMGVINIGGRGKVILDGEEYVLDAREGLYVGMGTKEVIFESENPEKPAKFYINSAPAHTSYPTVKIDIKKANPRHLGSLAQSNERTIYQYVHPAVCKSCQLVMGLTVLEPNNVWNTMPCHTHERRMEVYMYFDMKEDDRVFHFMGEPGETRHIVVKNEQAVISPSWSIHSGVGTSNYSFIWGMAGENQTFDDMDAVSMEYLK, from the coding sequence ATGGAAATTCGCTACAGTACACATCCTAATGATGTAAAACGCTACACAACCGAAGAATTGAGAAAAGAGTTCCTTATACCGAAGGTGTTTATTCCGGGTGAAATCAATCTTGTTTACAGCCATGTGGACAGAATGATTGCCGGAGGAGCTACTCCGCTCGACAAGCCATTGCGCCTTGAAGCAGGCAAGGAAATTGGCGCTGAATATTTTTTGGCCCGCAGAGAAATGGGAGTTATCAATATCGGAGGCAGAGGAAAGGTTATACTCGACGGCGAAGAATATGTTCTTGATGCGCGTGAAGGTTTGTATGTAGGCATGGGTACGAAGGAAGTAATCTTTGAAAGCGAAAATCCTGAAAAACCGGCTAAATTCTATATTAACAGCGCTCCGGCCCATACTTCATATCCCACCGTTAAAATTGATATCAAAAAGGCAAACCCCAGACATCTCGGTTCGCTGGCTCAGTCAAATGAGCGTACGATTTACCAGTATGTTCATCCTGCCGTTTGCAAGAGCTGCCAGTTGGTTATGGGATTAACCGTACTTGAACCCAACAACGTATGGAATACGATGCCATGCCATACTCATGAGCGCAGAATGGAAGTATATATGTATTTCGACATGAAGGAGGACGACCGGGTATTCCATTTCATGGGTGAACCGGGTGAAACCCGCCATATTGTTGTGAAGAACGAGCAGGCTGTTATTTCGCCGAGCTGGTCAATTCACTCCGGCGTCGGAACAAGCAATTATTCATTTATCTGGGGAATGGCCGGTGAAAACCAGACCTTCGACGATATGGACGCAGTGTCAATGGAATATCTGAAGTAA
- the kduD gene encoding 2-dehydro-3-deoxy-D-gluconate 5-dehydrogenase KduD yields MILDQFKLDGKVAIVTGASRGLGQGMAVALAEAGADIVGVSSGDMSETRKKVEETGRKFLEIQADLRGIEPIDEIIKKTVDTFGKLNILVNNAGIIRRTDAVDYSVQDWDDVININLRTVFFFSQAAAKQFIKQGTGGKIINIASMLSYQGGIRVPAYTASKHGVMGITRALANELAKHNINVNAIAPGYMATDNTAPLRADEKRSKEILERIPAGRWGTPEDLAGAVVFLASPASDYVNGYTIAVDGGWLAR; encoded by the coding sequence ATGATTCTGGATCAGTTTAAACTTGACGGTAAAGTGGCAATTGTAACCGGTGCCAGCAGAGGCCTGGGGCAGGGGATGGCCGTTGCCCTTGCTGAAGCCGGTGCGGATATAGTCGGAGTCAGCTCCGGAGACATGTCGGAAACTAGGAAAAAAGTTGAGGAAACTGGCAGGAAATTTCTTGAGATACAGGCCGATCTCAGAGGCATAGAACCTATTGATGAAATAATAAAGAAGACGGTCGACACTTTCGGCAAACTGAATATTCTGGTAAATAATGCCGGAATAATCAGAAGGACCGATGCAGTTGATTATTCGGTTCAGGACTGGGACGACGTAATAAACATCAACCTCAGAACGGTATTCTTCTTCTCCCAGGCTGCCGCAAAGCAGTTTATTAAACAGGGCACCGGCGGTAAAATTATAAACATTGCGTCAATGCTGTCCTACCAGGGCGGTATCCGTGTTCCTGCCTATACGGCAAGCAAGCACGGAGTTATGGGCATAACAAGGGCCCTTGCGAACGAGCTTGCAAAACACAACATAAACGTGAATGCCATTGCCCCCGGGTATATGGCTACCGACAATACCGCGCCGTTGCGTGCCGATGAAAAACGTTCAAAGGAAATTCTTGAAAGAATTCCTGCAGGCCGCTGGGGCACGCCTGAGGACCTCGCGGGCGCGGTGGTATTCCTGGCATCCCCGGCTTCAGACTATGTCAATGGGTATACCATTGCGGTTGACGGCGGCTGGCTTGCAAGATAA
- a CDS encoding carbohydrate ABC transporter permease, with protein MKKTFGDKVIDAIIVFIMCIVVIIMLYPMWNTLVISFNDALDSIKGGIYFWPRKWTLYNYQSIFKTDKIFRAFLISVARTLLTTVLNVFFSGLLAYVLSHKNFVFRKHLTVFMVMTMYINAGLIPQYFLYRSLGLINKFWVYILPSLVGAFNVIVIRTYINSLPASLVESAKIDGAGELRIYCSIIIPMCLPVLATVALWVAVGAWNSWFDSYIFAPKQELSTLQYEMMKIIASSMQMGIKQPDYLTESQTSRNTVTPNSLRAAMTIVATVPILVVYPFLQKYFVTINIGSVKE; from the coding sequence ATGAAAAAAACGTTCGGTGACAAGGTTATTGACGCAATAATAGTATTTATAATGTGCATTGTTGTCATTATTATGCTATATCCGATGTGGAATACGCTGGTTATATCTTTCAACGACGCACTGGATTCAATAAAGGGCGGTATATACTTCTGGCCCAGAAAATGGACACTTTATAACTATCAGAGTATATTTAAAACAGACAAAATTTTCAGGGCCTTTTTGATATCTGTTGCCCGTACATTACTGACAACGGTATTGAACGTATTCTTCTCAGGTTTGCTGGCGTATGTATTAAGTCATAAGAATTTCGTTTTCAGAAAACACCTTACGGTGTTTATGGTTATGACTATGTACATAAACGCAGGACTGATACCTCAGTACTTCCTTTACCGCAGTTTAGGCCTGATCAACAAATTCTGGGTATATATACTTCCTTCTCTTGTGGGCGCATTCAATGTCATTGTAATACGCACATACATTAATTCCCTGCCAGCGTCACTCGTGGAATCTGCGAAAATTGACGGCGCCGGTGAACTCAGAATATACTGCAGTATCATTATCCCGATGTGCCTGCCTGTTCTGGCCACCGTCGCACTCTGGGTAGCAGTAGGCGCATGGAATTCATGGTTTGACTCTTACATTTTTGCACCAAAACAAGAGTTAAGCACGCTGCAATACGAAATGATGAAAATTATAGCTTCATCTATGCAGATGGGAATAAAACAGCCGGACTACCTGACGGAATCCCAGACGTCGCGCAACACGGTTACACCCAATTCATTGCGGGCAGCCATGACAATTGTGGCAACAGTCCCTATTCTCGTCGTGTATCCTTTTCTTCAGAAATATTTCGTAACCATTAACATAGGAAGTGTCAAAGAGTAA
- a CDS encoding ABC transporter permease, giving the protein MATSKTVSKKEFWKLARKQKSLILISIPFFIYFFIFNYLPLWGLTLAFQNYKPYHKFWEQEWVGLLHFKNLFTDPDFYRVMRNTIGMSLINLALGFITAIIFALLLNELTGNLYHFKRVVQTISYMPHFLSWIIVCGLVSNILSMDDGILNEILLRSGLIKEKIHFLGKPEYFWWIVGFTNVWKSMGWNSIIYLAAITSIDPCLYEAAAIDGYGRFGRMWHVTLPGIKSTIIVLLIMNAGWILNAGFEMQYILGSNGLVLDVSETIDIFVLKRGFGRSGGFSFGTAAGMFKTVVSTIILLLCNKIAALLDEERLV; this is encoded by the coding sequence ATGGCTACAAGCAAAACAGTTTCAAAAAAAGAGTTTTGGAAATTGGCCCGGAAACAAAAGAGCTTAATACTGATATCAATACCTTTTTTTATCTACTTTTTTATTTTTAACTACTTGCCGCTGTGGGGTCTGACTCTGGCGTTTCAGAATTATAAACCATACCATAAGTTTTGGGAGCAGGAATGGGTTGGATTACTGCATTTTAAAAATCTTTTTACCGATCCCGATTTCTATCGTGTAATGCGAAATACCATCGGAATGAGTTTAATAAATCTTGCCCTTGGTTTTATTACGGCAATCATTTTTGCGCTGCTTTTAAACGAGCTTACCGGAAATCTGTATCATTTTAAACGCGTCGTTCAGACAATATCATATATGCCCCATTTCCTTTCATGGATTATTGTCTGCGGACTGGTTTCAAACATTCTCTCGATGGACGACGGAATTCTCAATGAAATACTGTTAAGATCGGGACTTATTAAGGAGAAGATACATTTCCTCGGTAAACCCGAATATTTCTGGTGGATAGTTGGGTTTACAAACGTGTGGAAATCAATGGGGTGGAATAGCATCATATATTTAGCGGCAATTACTTCTATAGATCCATGTCTGTATGAAGCAGCAGCTATAGACGGTTACGGGCGTTTTGGCAGGATGTGGCATGTCACTCTGCCGGGCATTAAATCCACAATCATTGTTCTCCTTATTATGAATGCGGGATGGATCCTTAATGCCGGCTTTGAAATGCAGTATATCCTCGGTTCAAACGGACTTGTGCTTGATGTGTCTGAAACCATTGACATATTCGTGCTAAAACGGGGATTTGGCAGATCGGGAGGTTTCTCTTTCGGAACGGCCGCCGGTATGTTCAAGACAGTGGTCAGTACCATCATACTGCTTCTGTGTAATAAAATTGCAGCCTTGCTTGATGAAGAGAGGCTGGTTTAA
- a CDS encoding extracellular solute-binding protein — MKKARIISLVMAVMMIVATSAACSPQAKDTTSESSTPTPGQISETSEGEKLKPITFTMFVAGPGEAPPKDNKIIKKIQEITGVTIEFEFLVGDMDQKVGIMIASGEYPDLIGAGQARGRFLNARAFVALDDYLPNYPNLWKHYEPYLNRLRSISPDNKIYILDIWGREYWLNDGQDHFYYGDYNGPAFWIQKDVLAWDGYSNPTKLDDFFDLLERYYKEHPTIDGQPTLPFEVHSQDWRSFCLKNAPQHLIGGRNEGDVVVNPETLEVEIYQNKWYAKEYYKKLNEAFKKGLIHPETFTRNYDEYLKVISQGRVLAMFDQQWNFQDGENVLIAEKKYERTYVPIGVSLDGTPMPYNRYKSDGIIGGNGMGISIKCKDVERALQFMDTLLDEEVHRLMYWGIEGEDYYVDANGRYRRTQEQRDKFADPQWRLANSGAVLGDQFPKLEGRYSNGNACSAGNQPEEKLEGLSDYDREFYSHYGFYSKSDFLPMGKDPGYPEVWSIFSTMEEDNPVKAIFDQITDLQNRHLPNVIMAEDFEAAWEEYVKKYEQIDYHFLEKEIEREIRERKVIY, encoded by the coding sequence ATGAAAAAAGCAAGAATTATCTCACTGGTTATGGCTGTCATGATGATTGTTGCCACATCTGCAGCATGTTCACCTCAGGCCAAGGACACAACGTCAGAATCTTCCACTCCAACTCCAGGGCAAATCTCAGAAACATCAGAAGGTGAAAAACTTAAACCGATAACCTTTACGATGTTTGTAGCCGGTCCCGGCGAAGCGCCCCCAAAGGACAATAAAATCATTAAAAAAATCCAGGAAATTACAGGCGTTACCATTGAGTTTGAATTTCTCGTCGGTGACATGGATCAAAAAGTCGGTATTATGATAGCGAGCGGCGAATATCCCGATCTTATAGGAGCAGGACAGGCACGCGGAAGATTTCTGAATGCCCGTGCATTTGTGGCACTGGACGATTACCTTCCTAACTATCCAAATCTTTGGAAACACTATGAACCTTATCTTAACAGACTCCGCAGTATTTCACCCGACAATAAAATATACATACTGGACATATGGGGCCGTGAGTACTGGCTTAACGACGGCCAGGATCATTTCTATTACGGAGATTATAACGGACCTGCATTCTGGATTCAGAAAGATGTACTTGCATGGGACGGATATTCAAATCCCACAAAACTGGATGATTTCTTCGACCTGTTAGAGCGTTACTATAAGGAGCATCCGACAATTGACGGGCAACCTACACTTCCTTTCGAGGTACATTCCCAGGATTGGCGTTCATTCTGTCTGAAAAACGCGCCCCAGCACTTAATAGGCGGGCGTAACGAAGGCGACGTTGTGGTCAATCCCGAGACTCTCGAAGTCGAAATCTACCAGAACAAATGGTATGCCAAAGAATATTATAAGAAACTTAATGAAGCATTTAAAAAAGGTCTGATTCATCCCGAAACATTCACAAGAAATTATGACGAATATCTGAAAGTTATCTCTCAGGGCCGTGTTCTTGCTATGTTCGATCAACAGTGGAACTTCCAGGACGGCGAAAACGTACTGATTGCCGAGAAAAAATACGAGAGAACATACGTACCCATCGGCGTAAGCCTTGACGGAACCCCGATGCCGTATAACAGATACAAGAGCGACGGAATTATAGGCGGTAACGGTATGGGTATCAGCATCAAGTGTAAAGACGTGGAACGTGCATTACAGTTTATGGATACATTACTTGACGAGGAAGTACACCGCCTAATGTACTGGGGCATTGAAGGCGAGGACTATTATGTGGACGCAAACGGACGCTACAGGCGCACTCAGGAACAGAGAGACAAGTTTGCCGATCCTCAGTGGAGACTGGCTAACTCCGGAGCAGTACTTGGCGATCAGTTCCCGAAACTGGAAGGTCGTTATTCCAATGGTAATGCATGCAGTGCCGGAAATCAGCCGGAAGAAAAACTTGAGGGCCTTAGCGATTACGACAGGGAATTCTATTCTCACTACGGCTTCTATAGCAAATCCGATTTCCTCCCGATGGGCAAGGATCCCGGATATCCTGAAGTATGGTCAATTTTCTCCACAATGGAAGAAGATAACCCGGTCAAGGCCATATTCGACCAGATTACGGATCTCCAGAACCGTCACCTTCCAAACGTAATCATGGCAGAAGACTTTGAAGCTGCTTGGGAAGAATATGTCAAAAAATACGAACAAATTGATTATCATTTCCTTGAGAAAGAAATAGAACGTGAAATCCGCGAACGTAAGGTTATATACTAA